CGCGTGGCGGCAACAAAGCTTCAGATTCGCCAACTGCAGACCGCTTTGAACGTGTATCGAACAGAGCAGGGCCGATACCCAACCCAGGAACAGGGACTCGAGGCACTCGTCCGAAAACCGGACATTGAACCGGTTCCGGTAAATTATCCGGCAGAGGGTTACCTCGAGGGCAGACGCCTCCCGGCTGACGCGTGGGGCAACCCGTTCGTTTATCTTTCGCCTGGGCGCGCCGGCGAGTCCTTCGAGATTCTCTCCTACGGAAGTGACGGGGAGCCCGGCGGAGAGGGCGAAGCTGCCGATATTTCCAGCTCCGACTTGTGAGGATAAATCGAGAGGCCGACCATGATCCGTGAAGCCATCGCCAAACTCGTCGAGAACCAGCCGCTCACGCACGAAGAGGCTCACCAAACCCTTCGTGAAATTATGAGCGGCGAAGCGACCCCCGCGCAAATCGCCGCTTTCATTACCGCCCTCCGCATCCGAGGAGAGACGCCCGATGTCATCGCCGGGGGGGCCCGGGCGATGCGCGAACACTTTACCGCGGTGCGAGCCCCAGGCCGAGTTGTCGTGGACACCTGCGGAACGGGAGGGGACGGTTCGCGCACATTCAACATTTCGACGGCGGCAGCGTTCGTTGCGGCGGGCGCCGGCGCAACCGTCGCGAAACATGGCAATCGGAGCGTTTCGAGCCGGAGCGGCAGCGCGGATGTCCTTGAGGCGCTCGGTGTAAAAATCGGAATCTCCGCCGAGGAAATGGAGCGTTGCCTCGAAACGGTGGGCATCGCCTTCCTGTTCGCCCCGACGCTACACCCCGCCATGAAACATGCGCTCGGTCCCCGCCGCGAAATTGGGATTCGCACGATCTTCAACATCCTAGGTCCCTTGTCGAACCCGGCAGGTGCGAGATATGGGGTGCTGGGAGTCTACCACCGCGACCTCGTTCTGACAGTGGCCCGCGCGCTGAGCGCGCTGGA
The genomic region above belongs to Kiritimatiellia bacterium and contains:
- the gspG gene encoding type II secretion system major pseudopilin GspG translates to MPYGFTLVEILVVLAIITILASVVTVTLVRKPGEARVAATKLQIRQLQTALNVYRTEQGRYPTQEQGLEALVRKPDIEPVPVNYPAEGYLEGRRLPADAWGNPFVYLSPGRAGESFEILSYGSDGEPGGEGEAADISSSDL
- the trpD gene encoding anthranilate phosphoribosyltransferase yields the protein MIREAIAKLVENQPLTHEEAHQTLREIMSGEATPAQIAAFITALRIRGETPDVIAGGARAMREHFTAVRAPGRVVVDTCGTGGDGSRTFNISTAAAFVAAGAGATVAKHGNRSVSSRSGSADVLEALGVKIGISAEEMERCLETVGIAFLFAPTLHPAMKHALGPRREIGIRTIFNILGPLSNPAGARYGVLGVYHRDLVLTVARALSALDAARVFVVHGQDGLDEITNTTSSWVADVRGQEVNMFTFDPREYGIPYASPEDLAGGTPAENAAIIRAVLDGEKGPRRDIVCLNAAAALVAGGLASNFSEGIEQARQAIDSGRARAKLDALIAATSVA